A window of Piliocolobus tephrosceles isolate RC106 chromosome 13, ASM277652v3, whole genome shotgun sequence contains these coding sequences:
- the VEGFB gene encoding vascular endothelial growth factor B isoform X1 has product MSPLLRRLLLAALLQLAPAQAPVSQPDAPGHQKKVVSWIDVYTRATCQPREVVVPLTVELMGTVAKQLVPSCVTVQRCGGCCPDDGLECVPTGQHQVRMQILMIRYPSSQLGEMSLEEHSQCECRPKRKDSAVKPDRAATPHHRPQPRSVPGWDSAPGAPSPADITHPTPAPGPSAHAAPSATSSLTPGPAAAAVDAAASSVAKGGA; this is encoded by the exons ATGAGCCCCCTGCTCCGCCGCCTGCTGCTCGCCGCGCTCCTGCAGCTGGCCCCCGCCCAG GCCCCTGTCTCCCAGCCTGATGCCCCTGGCCACCAGAAGAAAG TGGTGTCATGGATAGATGTGTATACTCGCGCTACCTGCCAGCCCCGGGAGGTGGTGGTGCCCCTGACTGTGGAGCTCATGGGCACCGTGGCCAAACAGCTGGTGCCCAGCTGCGTGACCGTGCAGCGTTGTGGTGGCTGCTGCCCTGACGATGGCCTGGAGTGTGTGCCCACTGGGCAGCACCAAGTCCGGATGCAG ATCCTCATGATCCGGTACCCGAGCAGTCAGCTGGGGGAGATGTCCCTGGAAGAACACAGCCAGTGTGAATGCAG ACCTAAAAGAAAGGACAGTGCTGTGAAGCCGGACAG GGCTGCCACTCCCCACCACCGTCCCCAGCCCCGCTCTGTTCCGGGCTGGGACTCTGCCCCCGGAGCACCCTCCCCAGCTGACATCACCCATCCCACTCCAGCCCCAGGACCCTCTGCCCACGCTGCACCCAGCGCCACCAGCTCCCTGACCCCCGGACCTGCCGCTGCCGCTGTCGACGCCGCAGCTTCCTCCGTTGCCAAGGGCGGGGCTTAG
- the DNAJC4 gene encoding dnaJ homolog subfamily C member 4 isoform X1, with protein sequence MPPLLLLLRLCRLWPRSPPSRLLGAAAGQRSSPSNYYELLGVHPGASTEEVKRAFFSKSKELHPDRDPGNPSLHSRFVELSEAYRVLSREQSRRSYDAQLRSGGPPKSPRTTAYDKSARHTHSSSWAPPNAQYWSQFHSVRPQGPQSRQQQHKQNKQVLGYCLLFMLAGMGLHYIAFRKVKQMHLNFMDEKDRIITAMYNEARARARARSVLALFCPLLPVPAPHLGIPIPTTQVPSPPGPTEPAFSRSDNGKGSSSRHHRSQPKSRRSCPRAPAPEGLTWIEPAVHSRLASFPGRPASQNARNKVIHRASVRLPPSGPAPPAPASPRGSAPPSG encoded by the exons ATGCCGCCCTTACTACTACTCCTGCGCCTGTGCCGGCTGTGGCCCCGCAGCCCTCCCTCCCGGCTCCTCGGAGCGGCCGCCGGGCAGCG GTCCAGCCCCAGTAATTATTATGAACTACTGGGGGTGCATCCTGGTGCCAGCACTGAGGAAGTTAAACGAGCTTTCTTCTCCAAGTCCAAAGAG CTGCACCCGGACCGGGACCCTGGGAACCCAAGCCTGCACAGCCGCTTTGTGGAGCTGAGTGAGGCATACCGTGTGCTCAGCCGTGAGCAGAGCCGCCGAAGCTATGATGCCCAGCTCCGCTCAGGTGGTCCCCCAAAGTCTCCACGAACCACAGCCTATGACAAGTCTGCCCGCCACACACACAG cagcTCCTGGGCACCCCCCAACGCACAGTACTGGTCCCAGTTTCATAGCGTGAGGCCACAGGGGCCCCAGTCGAGGCAGCagcaacacaaacaaaacaagcaagTGCTGGGGTACTGCCTCCTCTTCATGCTGGCAGGCATGGGCCTGCACTACATTGCCTTCAG GAAGGTGAAGCAGATGCACCTTAACTTCATGGATGAAAAGGATCGGATCATCACAGCCATGTACAACGAAGCGCGGGCGCGGGCGCGGGCCAGGTCTGTCCTTGCTCTATTCTGTCCCCTGCTCCCTGTCCCGGCACCACACTTGGGGATCCCTATCCCAACCACCCAAGTGCCCTCTCCTCCAGGGCCAACAGAGCCAGCCTTCAGCAGGAGCGACAACGGCAAAGGCAGCAGCAGCCGCCACCACCGGAGCCAACCCAAGTCCCGGAGATCGTGCCCCCGGGCGCCGGCCCCTGAGGGGCTCACCTGGATAGAGCCTGCAGTGCATTCCCGCCTTGCTTCCTTCCCTGGACGGCCCGCTTCCCAAAACGCTCGCAATAAAGTGATTCACAGAGCTAGTGTGCGGCTCCCTCCTTCAGGCCCGGCGCCCCCTGCCCCGGCCTCGCCGAGGGGCAGCGCCCCGCCCTCTGGGTAG
- the NUDT22 gene encoding uridine diphosphate glucose pyrophosphatase NUDT22 isoform X2, which translates to MSCPVQIMDPEVTLLLQCPGGGLPREQVQAELSPTHDRRPLPGGDEAITAIWETRLKAQPWLFNAPKFRLHSATLAPIGSRGPQLLLRLGLTSYRDFLGTNWSSSAAWLRQQGATDWGDTQAYLADPLGVGAALATADDFLVFLRRSRQVAEAPGLVDVPGGHPEPQVNLPLLTLSQPLLLGIARNETSAGRASAEFYVQCSLTSEQVRKHYLSGGPEAHESTGIIFVETQNVRRLQETEMWAELCPSAKGAIILYNRVQGSPTGAALGSPALLPPL; encoded by the exons ATG AGCTGCCCCGTCCAGATCATGGATCCTGAGGTGACCCTGCTGCTGCAGTGCCCTGGCGGGGGCCTGCCCCGGGAGCAAGTACAGGCCGAGCTGAGCCCCACCCACGACCGACGCCCACTGCCAGGTGGGGACGAGGCCATCACTGCCATCTGGGAGACCCGGCTAAAGGCCCAACCCTGGCTCTTCAACGCCCCCAAGTTCCGCCTGCACTCAGCCACCCTGGCGCCCATTGGCTCTCGGGGGCCACAGCTGCTTCTGCGCCTGGGCCTTACTTCCTACCGAGACTTCCTGGGCACCAACTGGTCCAGCTCAGCTGCTTGGCTGCGACAGCAGGGGGCCACCGACTGGGGTGACACGCAGGCCTATCTGGCGGACCCACTGGGGGTGGGCGCAGCACTAGCCACGGCCGATGACTTCCTTGTCTTCCTGCGCCGCTCCCGGCAGGTGGCTGAGGCCCCTGGGCTGGTGGATGTGCCTGGTGGGCACCCAGAGCCTCAG GTGAACCTGCCGCTGCTCACCCTGAGCCAGCCCCTGCTGTTGGGCATCGCCCGAAATGAGACCAGTGCTGGCCGAGCCAGTGCCGAGTTCTATGTCCA GTGCAGCCTGACTTCTGAGCAGGTGAGAAAGCACTACCTGAGTGGGGGACCCGAGGCCCACGAGTCTACAGGAATCATCTTTGTGGAGACACAG AACGTGCGGAGATTGCAGGAGACGGAGATGTGGGCTGAACTCTGCCCCTCTGCCAAAGGCGCCATCATCCTCTACAACCGGGTTCAGGGAAGTCCCACCGGAGCAGCCCTAGGGTCCCCAGCCCTACTCCCACCGCTCTGA
- the DNAJC4 gene encoding dnaJ homolog subfamily C member 4 isoform X2 has product MPPLLLLLRLCRLWPRSPPSRLLGAAAGQRSSPSNYYELLGVHPGASTEEVKRAFFSKSKELHPDRDPGNPSLHSRFVELSEAYRVLSREQSRRSYDAQLRSGGPPKSPRTTAYDKSARHTHSSWAPPNAQYWSQFHSVRPQGPQSRQQQHKQNKQVLGYCLLFMLAGMGLHYIAFRKVKQMHLNFMDEKDRIITAMYNEARARARARSVLALFCPLLPVPAPHLGIPIPTTQVPSPPGPTEPAFSRSDNGKGSSSRHHRSQPKSRRSCPRAPAPEGLTWIEPAVHSRLASFPGRPASQNARNKVIHRASVRLPPSGPAPPAPASPRGSAPPSG; this is encoded by the exons ATGCCGCCCTTACTACTACTCCTGCGCCTGTGCCGGCTGTGGCCCCGCAGCCCTCCCTCCCGGCTCCTCGGAGCGGCCGCCGGGCAGCG GTCCAGCCCCAGTAATTATTATGAACTACTGGGGGTGCATCCTGGTGCCAGCACTGAGGAAGTTAAACGAGCTTTCTTCTCCAAGTCCAAAGAG CTGCACCCGGACCGGGACCCTGGGAACCCAAGCCTGCACAGCCGCTTTGTGGAGCTGAGTGAGGCATACCGTGTGCTCAGCCGTGAGCAGAGCCGCCGAAGCTATGATGCCCAGCTCCGCTCAGGTGGTCCCCCAAAGTCTCCACGAACCACAGCCTATGACAAGTCTGCCCGCCACACACACAG cTCCTGGGCACCCCCCAACGCACAGTACTGGTCCCAGTTTCATAGCGTGAGGCCACAGGGGCCCCAGTCGAGGCAGCagcaacacaaacaaaacaagcaagTGCTGGGGTACTGCCTCCTCTTCATGCTGGCAGGCATGGGCCTGCACTACATTGCCTTCAG GAAGGTGAAGCAGATGCACCTTAACTTCATGGATGAAAAGGATCGGATCATCACAGCCATGTACAACGAAGCGCGGGCGCGGGCGCGGGCCAGGTCTGTCCTTGCTCTATTCTGTCCCCTGCTCCCTGTCCCGGCACCACACTTGGGGATCCCTATCCCAACCACCCAAGTGCCCTCTCCTCCAGGGCCAACAGAGCCAGCCTTCAGCAGGAGCGACAACGGCAAAGGCAGCAGCAGCCGCCACCACCGGAGCCAACCCAAGTCCCGGAGATCGTGCCCCCGGGCGCCGGCCCCTGAGGGGCTCACCTGGATAGAGCCTGCAGTGCATTCCCGCCTTGCTTCCTTCCCTGGACGGCCCGCTTCCCAAAACGCTCGCAATAAAGTGATTCACAGAGCTAGTGTGCGGCTCCCTCCTTCAGGCCCGGCGCCCCCTGCCCCGGCCTCGCCGAGGGGCAGCGCCCCGCCCTCTGGGTAG
- the VEGFB gene encoding vascular endothelial growth factor B isoform X2, producing the protein MSPLLRRLLLAALLQLAPAQAPVSQPDAPGHQKKVVSWIDVYTRATCQPREVVVPLTVELMGTVAKQLVPSCVTVQRCGGCCPDDGLECVPTGQHQVRMQILMIRYPSSQLGEMSLEEHSQCECRPKRKDSAVKPDSPRTLCPRCTQRHQLPDPRTCRCRCRRRSFLRCQGRGLELNPDTCRCRKLRR; encoded by the exons ATGAGCCCCCTGCTCCGCCGCCTGCTGCTCGCCGCGCTCCTGCAGCTGGCCCCCGCCCAG GCCCCTGTCTCCCAGCCTGATGCCCCTGGCCACCAGAAGAAAG TGGTGTCATGGATAGATGTGTATACTCGCGCTACCTGCCAGCCCCGGGAGGTGGTGGTGCCCCTGACTGTGGAGCTCATGGGCACCGTGGCCAAACAGCTGGTGCCCAGCTGCGTGACCGTGCAGCGTTGTGGTGGCTGCTGCCCTGACGATGGCCTGGAGTGTGTGCCCACTGGGCAGCACCAAGTCCGGATGCAG ATCCTCATGATCCGGTACCCGAGCAGTCAGCTGGGGGAGATGTCCCTGGAAGAACACAGCCAGTGTGAATGCAG ACCTAAAAGAAAGGACAGTGCTGTGAAGCCGGACAG CCCCAGGACCCTCTGCCCACGCTGCACCCAGCGCCACCAGCTCCCTGACCCCCGGACCTGCCGCTGCCGCTGTCGACGCCGCAGCTTCCTCCGTTGCCAAGGGCGGGGCTTAGAGCTCAACCCAGACACCTGCAG
- the DNAJC4 gene encoding dnaJ homolog subfamily C member 4 isoform X4, producing the protein MPPLLLLLRLCRLWPRSPPSRLLGAAAGQRSSPSNYYELLGVHPGASTEEVKRAFFSKSKELHPDRDPGNPSLHSRFVELSEAYRVLSREQSRRSYDAQLRSGGPPKSPRTTAYDKSARHTHSSWAPPNAQYWSQFHSVRPQGPQSRQQQHKQNKQVLGYCLLFMLAGMGLHYIAFRKVKQMHLNFMDEKDRIITAMYNEARARARARANRASLQQERQRQRQQQPPPPEPTQVPEIVPPGAGP; encoded by the exons ATGCCGCCCTTACTACTACTCCTGCGCCTGTGCCGGCTGTGGCCCCGCAGCCCTCCCTCCCGGCTCCTCGGAGCGGCCGCCGGGCAGCG GTCCAGCCCCAGTAATTATTATGAACTACTGGGGGTGCATCCTGGTGCCAGCACTGAGGAAGTTAAACGAGCTTTCTTCTCCAAGTCCAAAGAG CTGCACCCGGACCGGGACCCTGGGAACCCAAGCCTGCACAGCCGCTTTGTGGAGCTGAGTGAGGCATACCGTGTGCTCAGCCGTGAGCAGAGCCGCCGAAGCTATGATGCCCAGCTCCGCTCAGGTGGTCCCCCAAAGTCTCCACGAACCACAGCCTATGACAAGTCTGCCCGCCACACACACAG cTCCTGGGCACCCCCCAACGCACAGTACTGGTCCCAGTTTCATAGCGTGAGGCCACAGGGGCCCCAGTCGAGGCAGCagcaacacaaacaaaacaagcaagTGCTGGGGTACTGCCTCCTCTTCATGCTGGCAGGCATGGGCCTGCACTACATTGCCTTCAG GAAGGTGAAGCAGATGCACCTTAACTTCATGGATGAAAAGGATCGGATCATCACAGCCATGTACAACGAAGCGCGGGCGCGGGCGCGGGCCAG GGCCAACAGAGCCAGCCTTCAGCAGGAGCGACAACGGCAAAGGCAGCAGCAGCCGCCACCACCGGAGCCAACCCAAGTCCCGGAGATCGTGCCCCCGGGCGCCGGCCCCTGA
- the DNAJC4 gene encoding dnaJ homolog subfamily C member 4 isoform X3, with protein sequence MPPLLLLLRLCRLWPRSPPSRLLGAAAGQRSSPSNYYELLGVHPGASTEEVKRAFFSKSKELHPDRDPGNPSLHSRFVELSEAYRVLSREQSRRSYDAQLRSGGPPKSPRTTAYDKSARHTHSSSWAPPNAQYWSQFHSVRPQGPQSRQQQHKQNKQVLGYCLLFMLAGMGLHYIAFRKVKQMHLNFMDEKDRIITAMYNEARARARARANRASLQQERQRQRQQQPPPPEPTQVPEIVPPGAGP encoded by the exons ATGCCGCCCTTACTACTACTCCTGCGCCTGTGCCGGCTGTGGCCCCGCAGCCCTCCCTCCCGGCTCCTCGGAGCGGCCGCCGGGCAGCG GTCCAGCCCCAGTAATTATTATGAACTACTGGGGGTGCATCCTGGTGCCAGCACTGAGGAAGTTAAACGAGCTTTCTTCTCCAAGTCCAAAGAG CTGCACCCGGACCGGGACCCTGGGAACCCAAGCCTGCACAGCCGCTTTGTGGAGCTGAGTGAGGCATACCGTGTGCTCAGCCGTGAGCAGAGCCGCCGAAGCTATGATGCCCAGCTCCGCTCAGGTGGTCCCCCAAAGTCTCCACGAACCACAGCCTATGACAAGTCTGCCCGCCACACACACAG cagcTCCTGGGCACCCCCCAACGCACAGTACTGGTCCCAGTTTCATAGCGTGAGGCCACAGGGGCCCCAGTCGAGGCAGCagcaacacaaacaaaacaagcaagTGCTGGGGTACTGCCTCCTCTTCATGCTGGCAGGCATGGGCCTGCACTACATTGCCTTCAG GAAGGTGAAGCAGATGCACCTTAACTTCATGGATGAAAAGGATCGGATCATCACAGCCATGTACAACGAAGCGCGGGCGCGGGCGCGGGCCAG GGCCAACAGAGCCAGCCTTCAGCAGGAGCGACAACGGCAAAGGCAGCAGCAGCCGCCACCACCGGAGCCAACCCAAGTCCCGGAGATCGTGCCCCCGGGCGCCGGCCCCTGA
- the NUDT22 gene encoding uridine diphosphate glucose pyrophosphatase NUDT22 isoform X1, with amino-acid sequence MSCPVQIMDPEVTLLLQCPGGGLPREQVQAELSPTHDRRPLPGGDEAITAIWETRLKAQPWLFNAPKFRLHSATLAPIGSRGPQLLLRLGLTSYRDFLGTNWSSSAAWLRQQGATDWGDTQAYLADPLGVGAALATADDFLVFLRRSRQVAEAPGLVDVPGGHPEPQALCPGDSPQHQDLAGELVVRELFSSVLQEICDEVNLPLLTLSQPLLLGIARNETSAGRASAEFYVQCSLTSEQVRKHYLSGGPEAHESTGIIFVETQNVRRLQETEMWAELCPSAKGAIILYNRVQGSPTGAALGSPALLPPL; translated from the exons ATG AGCTGCCCCGTCCAGATCATGGATCCTGAGGTGACCCTGCTGCTGCAGTGCCCTGGCGGGGGCCTGCCCCGGGAGCAAGTACAGGCCGAGCTGAGCCCCACCCACGACCGACGCCCACTGCCAGGTGGGGACGAGGCCATCACTGCCATCTGGGAGACCCGGCTAAAGGCCCAACCCTGGCTCTTCAACGCCCCCAAGTTCCGCCTGCACTCAGCCACCCTGGCGCCCATTGGCTCTCGGGGGCCACAGCTGCTTCTGCGCCTGGGCCTTACTTCCTACCGAGACTTCCTGGGCACCAACTGGTCCAGCTCAGCTGCTTGGCTGCGACAGCAGGGGGCCACCGACTGGGGTGACACGCAGGCCTATCTGGCGGACCCACTGGGGGTGGGCGCAGCACTAGCCACGGCCGATGACTTCCTTGTCTTCCTGCGCCGCTCCCGGCAGGTGGCTGAGGCCCCTGGGCTGGTGGATGTGCCTGGTGGGCACCCAGAGCCTCAG GCCCTGTGCCCTGGTGACAGCCCCCAGCACCAGGACCTCGCTGGGGAGCTGGTGGTACGTGAGCTCTTTTCCAGTGTCCTTCAGGAGATCTGTGATGAG GTGAACCTGCCGCTGCTCACCCTGAGCCAGCCCCTGCTGTTGGGCATCGCCCGAAATGAGACCAGTGCTGGCCGAGCCAGTGCCGAGTTCTATGTCCA GTGCAGCCTGACTTCTGAGCAGGTGAGAAAGCACTACCTGAGTGGGGGACCCGAGGCCCACGAGTCTACAGGAATCATCTTTGTGGAGACACAG AACGTGCGGAGATTGCAGGAGACGGAGATGTGGGCTGAACTCTGCCCCTCTGCCAAAGGCGCCATCATCCTCTACAACCGGGTTCAGGGAAGTCCCACCGGAGCAGCCCTAGGGTCCCCAGCCCTACTCCCACCGCTCTGA